One Pseudomonas sp. FP1742 genomic window carries:
- a CDS encoding FixH family protein, with product MPAATAASPWYKHLWPWIIIAILACSVTLTLSMVTIAVNHPDNLVNDNYYEAGKGINRSLDRELLAQTLQLRASVHLDELTGEVDLRLSGNSTPATLELNLISPTQPEKDRKITLARSETEQGRYIGQLSDKVEGRRFVELLGVQDDKTWRMFEEEQVSHAKDLLLGDEPLQGAEDLKK from the coding sequence ATGCCCGCAGCAACTGCCGCCAGTCCCTGGTACAAGCACCTTTGGCCATGGATCATCATCGCCATCCTGGCCTGCTCGGTGACCTTGACCCTGTCGATGGTGACCATCGCGGTGAATCACCCGGACAACCTGGTCAATGACAACTATTACGAGGCCGGCAAAGGCATCAACCGTTCCCTGGACCGTGAACTGCTGGCCCAGACTCTGCAGCTGCGTGCCAGCGTGCACCTGGATGAGTTGACCGGCGAAGTCGACCTGCGCCTGAGCGGCAACAGCACACCTGCAACCCTTGAACTGAACCTGATTTCGCCGACCCAGCCGGAGAAGGATCGCAAGATCACCCTGGCCCGCAGCGAAACCGAACAGGGCCGCTACATCGGCCAGCTGAGCGACAAGGTTGAAGGCCGACGCTTTGTTGAATTGTTGGGTGTGCAGGACGACAAGACCTGGCGCATGTTCGAGGAAGAACAGGTCAGCCATGCCAAGGATCTGTTGCTGGGTGATGAGCCGCTGCAAGGCGCCGAAGACCTGAAGAAGTAA
- the recR gene encoding recombination mediator RecR: MSFSPLIRQLIDALRILPGVGQKTAQRMALQLLERDRSGGSRLAQALSQAMEGVGHCRLCRTLTEDDLCPQCADPRRDDTLLCVVEGPMDVYAVEQTGFRGRYFVLKGHLSPLDGLGPEAIGIPQLMARIEEAGTFTEVILATNPTVEGEATAHYIAQLLSNKGLIASRIAHGVPLGGELELVDGGTLAHSFAGRKPISL, from the coding sequence ATGAGCTTCAGCCCTTTGATTCGCCAACTGATCGATGCCCTGCGAATTTTGCCGGGTGTGGGTCAGAAAACTGCCCAGCGCATGGCGTTGCAACTGCTTGAGCGTGATCGCAGCGGCGGCTCGCGACTGGCCCAGGCGCTGAGCCAGGCCATGGAAGGGGTGGGTCACTGCCGCTTGTGCCGCACGCTGACCGAAGACGATCTGTGCCCGCAATGCGCCGATCCACGCCGTGACGACACCTTGCTATGCGTGGTGGAAGGTCCGATGGACGTGTACGCGGTGGAGCAGACTGGTTTCCGCGGTCGCTACTTCGTGCTCAAGGGACACTTGTCGCCTCTGGACGGTTTGGGGCCGGAGGCCATCGGCATTCCACAACTGATGGCACGGATCGAAGAGGCGGGCACGTTTACCGAAGTCATCCTTGCCACCAACCCGACGGTGGAAGGCGAGGCCACGGCGCATTACATCGCCCAGTTGCTCAGCAACAAAGGCCTGATCGCCTCGCGCATCGCCCACGGCGTGCCGTTGGGTGGCGAGTTGGAACTGGTGGATGGCGGGACATTGGCGCATTCGTTTGCAGGGCGTAAGCCGATTTCGCTGTAA
- a CDS encoding adenine phosphoribosyltransferase: MVIDSFDIKSLIRPVIDFPKPGVIFRDITPLFQSPKALRLVMDSFAHRYVEADFTHIGAMDARGFLIGSIVAYQLNKPLVLFRKQGKLPADVLAEGYATEYGEAFLEVHADSLCEGDSVVLFDDLIATGGTLIAAANLVRRMGARVHEAAAIIDLPELGGSQRLEDVGIPTFCLTQFALSDK; encoded by the coding sequence ATGGTCATCGACTCCTTCGACATCAAATCCCTGATCCGCCCCGTGATCGACTTCCCCAAGCCGGGCGTGATCTTTCGCGACATCACCCCATTGTTCCAGTCGCCCAAGGCCCTGCGCCTGGTAATGGACAGTTTCGCCCATCGTTATGTCGAGGCCGACTTCACCCACATTGGCGCCATGGATGCGCGCGGATTCCTGATCGGTTCGATAGTGGCGTATCAGCTGAACAAGCCATTGGTGCTGTTCCGCAAGCAGGGCAAATTGCCCGCCGACGTGCTGGCCGAAGGTTACGCGACCGAGTACGGCGAAGCCTTCCTCGAAGTCCATGCCGACAGCCTGTGCGAGGGTGATTCGGTGGTGCTGTTCGATGACTTGATCGCCACCGGCGGCACGCTGATTGCAGCGGCCAACCTGGTTCGGCGCATGGGCGCGCGGGTGCATGAAGCGGCGGCGATCATTGACTTGCCGGAGCTGGGTGGTTCGCAGCGGCTGGAAGACGTGGGTATTCCTACTTTCTGTCTGACGCAGTTTGCGTTGAGCGATAAGTAA
- the ccoS gene encoding cbb3-type cytochrome oxidase assembly protein CcoS, which produces MPALYVMIPAALLIVAIAIYIFFWAVDSGQYDDLDGPAHSILFDDQDPNHKAAVDEASGHPAKPDDKAPPHA; this is translated from the coding sequence ATGCCAGCGCTCTACGTGATGATCCCGGCCGCGCTGCTGATCGTGGCCATCGCTATCTATATCTTCTTCTGGGCGGTCGATAGCGGTCAGTACGATGACCTCGACGGCCCGGCCCACAGCATCCTGTTCGACGATCAGGACCCGAACCACAAGGCAGCGGTCGACGAGGCCAGCGGCCATCCGGCCAAACCGGACGACAAGGCGCCGCCCCATGCTTGA
- the fnr gene encoding fumarate/nitrate reduction transcriptional regulator Fnr has protein sequence MSEPVKLRAHNQAHCKDCSLAPLCLPLSLNLEDMDALDEIVKRGRPLKKGEFLFRQGDTFDSVYAVRSGALKTFSLSDVGEEQLTGFHLPSELVGLSGMDTEKHPVSAQALETTSVCEIPFERLDELALQLPQLRRQLMRVMSREIRDDQQMMLLLSKKTADERIATFLVNLSARFRARGFSANQFRLSMSRNEIGNYLGLAVETVSRVFTRFQQNELIAAEGKEIHILDPIQLCALAGGSLDG, from the coding sequence ATGTCCGAGCCAGTTAAACTGCGCGCTCATAACCAGGCCCATTGCAAGGATTGCAGCCTGGCCCCTCTCTGCCTGCCACTTTCTCTGAATCTGGAAGACATGGATGCGCTGGACGAAATCGTCAAACGTGGTCGCCCGCTGAAAAAAGGCGAATTTCTGTTTCGCCAGGGCGACACGTTCGATTCCGTTTATGCAGTACGCTCCGGCGCCCTGAAGACTTTCAGCCTGAGCGATGTCGGGGAAGAACAACTCACCGGCTTCCATCTGCCGAGTGAACTGGTCGGTCTGTCGGGCATGGACACCGAAAAGCACCCGGTCTCGGCGCAAGCCCTGGAAACCACCTCGGTATGTGAAATCCCTTTCGAACGCCTCGATGAACTGGCCCTGCAACTGCCGCAGCTGCGTCGTCAGCTGATGCGGGTGATGAGCCGCGAAATTCGTGACGATCAGCAAATGATGTTGCTGCTGTCGAAGAAGACCGCCGACGAGCGCATCGCCACCTTCCTGGTCAACCTCTCGGCCCGTTTCCGCGCCCGGGGCTTCTCGGCCAACCAGTTCCGGCTGAGCATGTCGCGCAACGAAATCGGCAATTACCTGGGCCTGGCGGTGGAAACCGTGTCCCGGGTGTTCACCCGCTTCCAGCAAAACGAACTGATCGCTGCCGAAGGCAAGGAAATCCACATCCTCGACCCGATCCAACTCTGCGCCCTGGCCGGCGGTTCGCTCGACGGTTGA
- a CDS encoding sulfite exporter TauE/SafE family protein gives MLDLAPLLVSALILGLLGGGHCLGMCGGLMGALTLAIPKEQRSRRFRLLLAYNLGRILSYAAAGLLIGLAGWAVANSPAAMFMRILAGLLLIAMGLYLAGWWSGLTRIESLGRGLWRHIQPVANKLLPVSNLPRALLLGALWGWLPCGLVYSTLLWSASQGNALDSALLMLAFGLGTWPVLLATGLAAERVTALLRKRSVRMTGGLLVMVFGIWTLPGPHQHWLMGH, from the coding sequence ATGCTTGATTTGGCGCCACTGCTGGTGTCTGCGTTGATTCTCGGCCTGCTCGGCGGCGGTCATTGCCTGGGTATGTGCGGCGGCTTGATGGGCGCGTTGACGCTGGCCATCCCCAAGGAACAACGCAGCCGGCGCTTTCGACTGTTGCTGGCCTACAACCTGGGGCGAATCCTCAGCTACGCCGCTGCCGGCCTGTTGATCGGCCTGGCTGGCTGGGCCGTGGCCAATAGCCCGGCGGCGATGTTCATGCGCATCCTCGCCGGGTTGCTGCTGATCGCCATGGGGTTGTACCTGGCCGGCTGGTGGAGCGGCCTGACCCGCATCGAAAGCCTGGGTCGCGGCCTGTGGCGGCACATCCAGCCGGTTGCCAACAAACTCTTACCGGTCTCGAACCTGCCCCGCGCCTTGCTGCTCGGCGCGCTGTGGGGCTGGCTGCCGTGCGGGCTGGTTTACAGCACGTTGCTGTGGTCGGCGAGCCAGGGCAATGCGCTGGACAGTGCGTTGCTGATGCTGGCATTCGGGCTGGGCACCTGGCCGGTGCTGCTCGCCACAGGGCTGGCGGCCGAGCGGGTCACGGCGCTGTTGCGTAAACGCAGCGTGCGCATGACCGGCGGCTTGCTGGTAATGGTTTTCGGCATCTGGACCTTGCCGGGGCCGCATCAGCATTGGCTCATGGGGCATTAG
- a CDS encoding heavy metal translocating P-type ATPase, which translates to MTTPTPCYHCALPVPAGSRFTAAVLGDTREFCCPGCQAVAEAIVAGGLESYYQHRSEASANPEALPVQLVDELALYDRADVQQPFVRHEGELAETTLLMEGISCAACGWLIEKHLRSLPAVAEARLNLSNHRLHVRWADAQLPLSQVLSELRHIGYAAHPYQTDRASEQLASENRLALRQLGVAGLLWFQAMMATMATWPEFNIDLSPELHTILRWVALFLTTPIVFYSCAPFFKGAMRDLRTRHLTMDVSVSLAIGSAYIAGIWTSITGVGELYFDAVGMFALFLLAGRYLERRARERTAAATAQLVNLLPASCLRLSADGQSERILLSELRVGDQVLVHPGAILPADGKILDGQSSIDESLLTGEYLPQPRTLGDAVTAGTLNVEGALTVEVLALGQDTRLSAIVRLLDRAQAEKPRLAEIADRAAQWFLLLTLIAVAAIGLLWWELDSSRAFWIVLAMLVATCPCALSLATPTALTAATGTLHKLGLLLTRGHVLEGLNQIDTVIFDKTGTLTEGRLALRSIRPLGALASDQCLGLAAALENRSEHPIARAFGRAPLAAEEVHSTPGLGLEGLVGAQRLRIGQPGFVCELSGAQMPVMPDEPGQWLLLGDSQGPLAWFVLDDRLRADAPALLAACKARGWRTLLLSGDSSPMVASVAAELGIDEARGGLRPDDKLQVLQQLHQEGRKVLMLGDGVNDVPVLAAADISVAMGSATDLAKTSADAVLLSNRLDALVQAFSLARRTRRVIIENLLWAALYNGLMLPFAALGWITPVWAAVGMSISSLTVVLNALRLTRLPSAPAASATPETRPLPA; encoded by the coding sequence ATGACCACCCCAACCCCCTGCTACCACTGCGCCCTGCCCGTCCCGGCCGGCAGCCGCTTCACCGCCGCCGTCCTCGGGGATACCCGCGAGTTCTGCTGCCCGGGGTGCCAGGCAGTGGCCGAGGCCATCGTGGCCGGTGGGCTGGAAAGTTACTACCAGCATCGCAGCGAAGCCTCGGCCAACCCCGAAGCCTTGCCGGTGCAGTTGGTAGACGAGTTGGCGCTGTATGATCGCGCCGATGTGCAACAACCCTTTGTCCGCCACGAAGGCGAACTCGCCGAAACCACCCTGTTGATGGAAGGCATCAGTTGCGCCGCCTGCGGCTGGCTGATTGAAAAGCATCTTCGCAGCCTGCCGGCGGTGGCCGAGGCGCGCCTGAACCTGTCCAACCATCGCCTGCACGTGCGCTGGGCCGACGCGCAATTGCCGTTGAGCCAGGTGCTCAGCGAATTGCGCCACATCGGTTACGCCGCTCACCCGTACCAGACCGACCGCGCCAGCGAACAACTGGCCAGCGAAAACCGTCTGGCCCTGCGCCAACTCGGCGTTGCCGGGCTGTTGTGGTTCCAGGCAATGATGGCAACCATGGCCACCTGGCCGGAATTCAACATCGACCTCAGCCCCGAGCTGCACACCATCCTGCGCTGGGTCGCACTGTTTCTCACCACGCCCATTGTGTTTTACAGCTGCGCGCCGTTCTTCAAAGGGGCGATGCGCGATCTGCGCACCCGGCACCTGACCATGGACGTCTCGGTGTCACTGGCGATCGGCAGCGCGTATATCGCCGGGATCTGGACCTCGATCACCGGGGTCGGCGAACTGTATTTCGATGCGGTAGGGATGTTCGCACTGTTCCTGCTGGCCGGGCGTTATCTGGAACGCCGCGCCCGGGAACGAACCGCCGCCGCGACCGCACAACTGGTCAATCTGTTGCCCGCCTCCTGCCTGCGGCTGAGTGCCGACGGCCAGAGCGAGCGGATTCTGCTCAGCGAGTTACGCGTGGGCGATCAGGTGTTGGTGCACCCCGGTGCGATCCTGCCGGCCGACGGCAAGATCCTCGACGGTCAGTCGAGCATCGACGAATCCCTGCTCACCGGCGAATACCTGCCGCAACCACGGACCCTGGGTGACGCTGTCACCGCCGGCACCCTGAACGTCGAGGGTGCGTTGACCGTGGAAGTCCTGGCGCTGGGTCAGGACACGCGCCTGTCGGCCATCGTCCGCCTGCTGGATCGCGCCCAGGCCGAAAAGCCGCGACTGGCGGAAATCGCCGACCGCGCCGCGCAGTGGTTCTTGCTGCTGACGCTTATCGCAGTGGCCGCCATCGGCCTGCTCTGGTGGGAGCTGGATTCATCGCGAGCGTTCTGGATTGTCCTGGCGATGCTGGTTGCGACCTGCCCGTGCGCCTTGTCCCTGGCCACGCCGACCGCCCTTACCGCCGCCACCGGCACGCTGCACAAACTGGGGCTTTTGCTGACACGCGGCCATGTACTGGAAGGCCTGAACCAGATCGACACGGTGATTTTCGACAAGACCGGCACCCTCACCGAAGGTCGGCTGGCCTTGCGTTCGATCCGGCCGCTTGGGGCGCTGGCGAGCGATCAATGCCTGGGCCTCGCCGCCGCCCTGGAAAACCGTTCCGAACACCCGATCGCCCGGGCTTTTGGCCGCGCGCCGCTGGCCGCCGAAGAGGTCCACAGCACGCCGGGCCTGGGTCTCGAAGGCTTGGTCGGCGCGCAACGCCTGCGCATTGGCCAACCGGGTTTTGTCTGCGAGCTCAGCGGTGCTCAAATGCCGGTGATGCCCGATGAGCCCGGACAATGGCTGCTGCTCGGCGACAGCCAGGGACCACTGGCGTGGTTCGTCCTCGACGACCGTTTGCGCGCCGACGCCCCCGCCCTGCTGGCGGCCTGCAAGGCTCGCGGCTGGCGCACCTTGCTGCTGTCCGGCGACAGCTCGCCGATGGTCGCCAGCGTCGCCGCCGAATTGGGCATCGACGAGGCCCGTGGCGGTTTGCGTCCGGACGATAAATTGCAGGTGTTGCAACAGCTGCACCAGGAAGGCCGCAAGGTGTTGATGCTCGGTGACGGAGTCAACGATGTGCCGGTGCTGGCCGCCGCCGACATCAGCGTGGCGATGGGCTCGGCCACCGATCTGGCGAAAACCAGTGCCGATGCGGTGCTGCTGTCGAACCGCCTCGACGCGCTGGTGCAGGCCTTCAGTCTGGCTCGGCGCACCCGTCGGGTCATCATCGAGAACTTGCTGTGGGCAGCACTGTACAATGGCCTCATGTTGCCATTCGCCGCCCTCGGCTGGATCACTCCGGTATGGGCCGCGGTCGGCATGTCCATCAGTTCGTTGACCGTGGTGTTGAATGCTTTGCGCCTGACTCGCCTGCCGAGCGCGCCTGCCGCCAGCGCCACGCCAGAAACCCGTCCGCTGCCGGCCTGA
- the hemN gene encoding oxygen-independent coproporphyrinogen III oxidase produces the protein MLDAIRWDTDLIRRYDLAGPRYTSYPTAVQFDSQVGTFDLFHALRDSRKALRPLSLYVHVPFCANICYYCACNKVITKDRGRALPYLQRLEQEIQLIACHLDPAQKVEQLHFGGGTPTFLSHDELRQLMAQLRKHFNLLDNDSGDYGIEIDPREADWSTMGLLRELGFNRVSIGLQDLDPAVQRAVNRLQSLEETRAVIDAARTLQFRSINIDLIYGLPKQTPENFARTVDEVINLQPDRLSVFNYAHLPERFMPQRRINSNELPAPAQKLEMLQRTIEQLTAAGYRYIGMDHFALPDDELAIAQEESTLQRNFQGYTTHGHCDLIGLGVSAISQIGDLYCQNSSDLNQYQNALASAQLATNRGLVCNADDRLRRAVIQQLICHFDLEFAEIEQAFNIDFRGYFGELWPQLQDMAEDGLIKLDNERITVQPAGRLLVRSVCMVFDAYLELTNRQRFSRVI, from the coding sequence ATGCTCGACGCCATTCGTTGGGACACAGATCTGATCCGCCGTTACGACCTGGCGGGACCGCGCTACACCTCGTACCCGACCGCCGTGCAATTCGACAGCCAGGTCGGCACCTTCGACCTGTTTCACGCCCTGCGCGACAGCCGCAAGGCCCTGCGGCCATTATCGCTGTATGTGCATGTGCCGTTCTGCGCGAACATTTGCTACTACTGCGCCTGCAACAAAGTCATCACCAAGGACCGCGGCCGCGCCCTGCCCTATTTGCAGCGCCTGGAGCAGGAAATCCAGCTGATTGCCTGCCACCTCGACCCCGCGCAAAAAGTCGAGCAACTGCATTTCGGCGGTGGTACACCGACCTTTCTCAGTCACGATGAACTGCGCCAACTGATGGCCCAGTTGCGTAAGCATTTCAACCTGCTGGACAACGATTCCGGTGACTATGGCATCGAGATCGACCCTCGCGAGGCCGACTGGTCGACCATGGGCCTGCTCCGGGAACTGGGCTTCAACCGGGTCAGCATCGGCTTGCAAGACCTCGACCCGGCGGTGCAACGGGCAGTCAATCGCCTGCAAAGTCTGGAAGAAACCCGTGCGGTGATCGACGCTGCCCGAACCCTGCAGTTTCGTTCGATCAATATTGATCTGATCTACGGTCTGCCGAAGCAGACTCCCGAGAATTTCGCCCGCACGGTCGACGAAGTCATCAACCTGCAACCGGACCGGCTCTCGGTGTTCAACTACGCCCATCTTCCGGAACGCTTCATGCCGCAACGGCGGATCAACAGCAACGAACTACCGGCGCCGGCGCAGAAGCTGGAAATGCTCCAGCGCACCATCGAACAACTGACGGCCGCCGGTTATCGCTACATCGGCATGGACCACTTCGCCCTGCCCGACGATGAATTGGCGATTGCCCAGGAAGAATCGACCCTGCAACGCAACTTTCAGGGCTACACCACCCATGGTCATTGCGATCTGATCGGTCTGGGGGTATCGGCCATCAGCCAGATCGGCGACTTGTATTGCCAGAACAGCAGCGACCTGAACCAGTATCAGAACGCTTTGGCGTCCGCACAGCTGGCCACCAACCGTGGCCTGGTGTGCAACGCCGATGATCGCTTGCGCAGAGCGGTGATCCAGCAACTGATTTGCCATTTCGACCTGGAATTCGCGGAAATCGAGCAGGCCTTCAACATCGATTTTCGCGGTTACTTCGGCGAGCTCTGGCCACAACTGCAGGACATGGCCGAGGACGGATTGATCAAGTTGGACAATGAAAGAATCACCGTGCAGCCCGCAGGCCGGCTGCTGGTGCGTTCGGTGTGCATGGTGTTCGATGCATATCTGGAACTCACCAATCGCCAGCGCTTTTCACGCGTGATCTAG